The following coding sequences are from one Montipora capricornis isolate CH-2021 unplaced genomic scaffold, ASM3666992v2 scaffold_493, whole genome shotgun sequence window:
- the LOC138036640 gene encoding tigger transposable element-derived protein 1-like, with translation MACCGNGIPERASNIPVDDPILVEEARIIAERFGEDTFKGTSGWLETWKKRHNIGQMSIAGEEGDVSPVTTDSWNERVKELTKGYSPRDVWNEDETGCFWKAMPEKSLSQKGKRCMQKWLNNSLKREERHTILSLDNAMCHPPSLTDMFSNIKVAFLQKNTTSRTQPVDAGIIKQWKVYYKRKLLRHIVSQFDGEHSASQIEKSENLLMAVRWMVNTWDEVKGDVISK, from the exons ATGGCTTGTTGTGGGAATGGTATACCAGAGAGAGCATCAAATATCCCTGTCGACGACCCCATACTGGTCGAAGAagcacgaattattgctgagaGGTTTGGAGAAGACACTTTTAAAGGAACAAGTGGCTGGCTAGAGACGTGGAAAAAGAGACACAACATCGGTCAAATGAGCATCGCTGGGGAAGAGGGCGATGTTAGCCCAGTGACCACAGACAGCTGGAATGAAAGAGTGAAAGAGCTGACTAAGGGTTACTCTCCTAGGGATGTATGGAATGAGGACGAAACTGGCTGCTTCTGGAAGGCGATGCCTGAGAAATCGCTCTCTCAAAAGGGAAAACGCTGCATGCAGAAGTG GTTGAACAACAGTcttaaaagagaagaaagacaCACTATCCTTTCTTTGGACAATGCAATGTGCCATCCACCATCGCTGACCGACATGTTCTCTAATATTAAAGTAGCCTTTCTACAGAAGAACACCACCTCGCGCACCCAGCCCGTGGATGCGGGTATAATCAAGCAGTGGAAGGTCTATTACAAAAGGAAGTTGCTGCGGCATATCGTCAGTCAATTTGACGGAGAGCATTCTGCCAGTCAgatagagaagtctgaaaaccTGTTGATGGCCGTGCGATGGATGGTTAATACTTGGGACGAAGTCAAAGGCGATGTTATCAGTAAGTAG